In one Dreissena polymorpha isolate Duluth1 chromosome 7, UMN_Dpol_1.0, whole genome shotgun sequence genomic region, the following are encoded:
- the LOC127839568 gene encoding uncharacterized protein LOC127839568 yields MSTISIIVNTGSMELFKILRCTSIGILDLGTADCVLLASEMLHTLNKLTKLTLRGTYTSRCDLRLPASLQSISLHEVKCTSEWLCSLLITLSSFDHPVKCELLDVVLQPCEEACGDYSHTSGLRSEILLRNMSTISLFVNTGSMELFKILRCISIGILDLGTADCVLLASEMLHTLNKLTKLTLRGTYTGRCDLRLPASLQSISLHKVKCTSEWLCSLLFTLSSFNHPVEFWLFDVVLQPCEEACGDYSHTSGLRSEILLRNMSTISLFVKTGSMELFKILRCISIGILNLGTADCVLLASEMLHTFNKLTQLSLRGTFTARCDLRLPASLPCISLQEVKSFFAWYLYGSMRSQTACFVAVY; encoded by the exons ATGTCCACTATAAGTATAATTGTAAACACTGGTAGTATGgaactatttaaaatattacgttgtacaagtatagggatcctagacCTAGGAACGGCTGATTGTGTCTTATTAGCATCAGAGAtgcttcacacgctcaacaagctcaCAAAGCTTACTTTGCGTGGTACCTATACGAGTCGATGTGATCTCAGACTGCCTGCTTCGTTGCAGTCTATTAGTCTCCATGAAGTCAAATGtacatctgagtggctgtgcagcttgttgatcacgctgtctTCATTTGATCATCCTGTAAAGTGTGAGCTGttggatgttgtattgcagccatgtgaagaaGCCTGTGGAGATTATTCGCATACATCAGGCCTGCGATCGGAAATATTGTTACGTAACATGTCCACTATAAGTCTTTTTGTAAACACTGGTAGTATGGAACTGTTTAAAATATTACGTTGTATAAGTATAGGAATCCTAGACCTAGGAACGGCTGATTGTGTCTTATTAGCATCAGAGAtgcttcacacgctcaacaagctcaCAAAGCTTACTTTGCGTGGTAC ctatacgggtcgatgtgatctcagactgcctgcttcattgcagtCTATTAGTCTGCATAAAGTCAAATGtacatctgagtggctgtgcagcttgttgttCACGCTGTCTTCATTCAATCACCCTGTCGAGTTTTGGCTGtttgatgttgtattgcagccatgtgaagaaGCCTGTGGAGATTATTCGCATACATCAGGCCTGCGATCGGAAATATTGTTACGTAACATGTCCACTATAAGTCTTTTTGTAAAAACTGGTAGTATGGAACTGTTTAAAATATTACGTTGTATAAGTATAGGGATCCTAAACCTAGGAACGGCTGATTGTGTCTTATTAGCATCAGAGATGCTTCACACTTTCAACAAGCTCACACAGCTTTCTTTGCGTGGTACCTTTACGGCTCGATGTGATCTCAGACTGCCTGCTTCGTTGCCGTGTATTAGTCTGCAGGAAGTCAAAT CTTTCTTTGCGTGGTACCTATACGGGTCGATGCGATCTCAGACTGCCTGCTTCGTTGCCGTGTATTAG